AGTCGTGATACGCGCGAGGATGCGCAGCACCGCCAGGCGGGACAAATGGGCTGTCCATGGCTGCGCCCACCAGAGAAGCCTTGCCGTGACTGCCTCCAGTGTAGAAGTAATCTGGGCTGCCATGTCGCTGTGATGCTGCATCTGATGGTTGGATGCAGCTTGTGAAGCCCAACGACACCGGCAAAGGGTCTGGCAATAGCCGAGCCTGGGTGTATGAATGGATGTCGGGCGCGATTTATCGCGGTAGGGCCACGGCTCCTGCAGGTCCCGGAGGGAGGCTCCGGGAACTTCTCTTTTGGGTACGGGCCGAGCAAGAACCCTTGTTGGCGCTGTGGCGGACTAGTAAGTTTTTTCTTTTGGTTTTGTTCACAATGACATGTTGTGTATCGTGACCGAACAGGACATGCAAGACATGGCAGCTTTCTGGCAAGACTTATTGACGACGGACAGCGCACCAAAGTGCCGCTACGGGTATCACAGCGGCTCGCCGCGACGCATTTGGATTGCATTGAGTTTGTTGGCTGTGAGCCGCCATACGCCTCCGATGGGAAGTTTggcttcttttctttttctcaTCACAGACGGCTAGTGCTCACGTCAGATCAAAGCGGGCTAATAACGTAATGCCACAGTTTACACCGCTGAAAGCGAACCCATGCGTGTCTCCGGGGGATGCCGTGTCACTCACTGTCTGGtagcgaggcgaggcaaggcgagaTCACGGGCGCTGCCACTGAGCCTGGGCGACAAGAGCTTGAGGCGAGAACTACGCTAATGATAACATCCGCTCGCACCAGCAGAGTTTATTATTCAGGCCGCAACGTTTCCATGAATCCAGCTCCACAGCCGTAGCGTCGTCTCCCTGCTCAGGGGAGCCACAGCGCCCATGCTCTCTGTAGCCGCCTGCCGAGCCCGCCCAACCTCGAGCGTTGGCGGCAGCTTCTGACCACCAGGGGGGaccctgccgctgccaacAAACGCCTGCTTCCAAAAGCCCACCAAGCCGTGCGCTGGGTGTCCTGTGGGCAAGTCCCTCTCAAGCCGGTCAAGCCAGGTCTCGGGCGAGACCACGGCCAGGCctggtgatggtgctgccTCTGTCGCGTCACCAGCAATCCAGCGCAACATGTCACGCCACGGCGTGGAAGCGTGCGGGTTGGCGACGTGGTACACGGGCGTTGACGATTCGCTGCTCCCTTCTATcatcatctcctcctcctcctcgccaccaccacgagtTTCGGGCGTGTCGCAAGGACGACAGCCTCTCTCTTGCACCGGCGGGTCTTTCAGCACAATCTCCAAGACGGCCCGCGCTGCAACGTcgacgggcagccagcccgtgCCCTCGTGCGGCAGGTCGGGCAGACATCCCACAGCGCTCGAAGCCGAGAGCATGAGCGGATACGCCTCGCTGCGGTTCCAGGCGCCCGTGGCGCTGTCGCCGCATAGTTGGCCGATTCGGATGACCGATGCTATCGGccctgctggtggtggtggtggtggtggcagatGCTGCTCTTTGCTGATGGATGtttgttgttattgttgttgttgttgttgttgttgttgggcCAGCATGCAGTTCGCTTCCGCGCACATCCTTTCCGCAACCCATTTGGATCTGGCGTATCCCAGGGGCGCTGCGTGCAATGGGTCGTTGGAGATCGTTTCCGCGATGTGAGACGCGTCCGTCGagctcaccgccgccacggagcTGACGAAACAGAAGCGCGCATGGCTCTggaccgccagcgccagcagctccgAAAGACACGAGAGCTGATCCCCAAACGATGTCAGAGGTAGGTTGAAGTTGACCGGCCAGGCGCTGTGGAGGATGAGCGTGACCTCCTTGAGCATCATTTGCGTGTCTCCCGCTGCCAGTCCCAGATGTGGCTTCGCCAAGTCGAACGGCAGGCAAACCACCTGCTGGCAATGTGCGCCGGgctgctcatcatcatcatcatcagcaccccgcggcggcggcagggtaGGAAAGCCACGGTGCACCTGGCATGCAGACACCCTgtcgcgcgcctcgtgcTTGGTCGATGCTCTGACAAGGCAGTAGATCCTGGCCACGTCCTGCCGCTGACGCAAAAGGGCAAGAAGATGTGCCCCGAGAAAGCCAGTCGCTCCGGTTAGCAAGACGGCATTGGCGGAGGAGTCTCGCGACGACATGTACGCTGCTGAGCTACGGAGGACGTTGGGTGCCAACCTATGCCGACTCGCAAGCGACTTCATCATGCACAACAgctggtcgccgtcgtcgtcgtctcccgcccTATCGCCCGGCTGGTCTTCATGACGAAGACGCTGCAGATGTGCAACCAAGCCAGTGACTGTGCCCTGGTCGTAGATGACGTTGAGAGGGAGCGCGGCGTGCTGCGACGGCACCAGCTTCTTCGCCTCCATCAGCTTCCGGATCTGAATGCAGGCGATTGAATCCACGCCTTGCTGGTACAAGTCCCTGTCGGGGTCGACAGAACGGTGCATGACACGATGGAAACAGTCGGCTACAACAGACAGCAGGTCGCCATCTTGGACATGCAccggcgatgcggccgccTGCTCAGCTGGCAAAGCCGCATACGCGCCCTCTATGAGAGCCGCAAACTTGACATTGGCTTGATGGCGCAAGAACGAGCCCTTGCTGCTCTTGGGCACCTGCTGGTTCTCCCCGTCAGCGCTCGGCACCACGACCAGCATTGACTCCTCGATTCGTGCGTGCCCGGGAACGCCGGCATTGAGGCAGCGAGTCGCATCACGAACTGCGGCCAACAGGACAGACTGCGAGGTAGCGCCCGACTGGGGAAACAGCAAGGCTCCCGCGCACGGCTCGCCCGATCCGAAGACATATACCTCGCGCAAgagcggcgtcgcggacTGCATTCCCGCTTCCATCGGCGAGGGGTCGAACTtcttgccgttggcgaggGTGATCTGGGCGTCTGCCCGGCTGTGGTACCGCCAGGCGTTTGCATTGTGCGGATGCCGCTCGAAGAGGTCAGACGTAGCGTACGAGCCGTCCTCTCGATTCGTCTTACTCCTAAACGGCCATCGTGGCTGGACGATGAGTTCCCACAGGCCGTCGCTCTCCCGGGGCTCGAAGCGCAGGTAGTCGGCATCCACCCGGACCCGGAGATAGTCCCATTCCTTGTCCGCCGTGTACTCGCGATGCGACGAGAGCAAGAAGCCACACTCGGCGCTGCCGAAGCGCGACAGCAGATTGACGCCCGAGCGCACGAGCTTGTCCCCGATGGCGACCGAcagggccgcgccgccgacgccgaccaggTCCATGGacgcgaggaggcggaggccgTCTGCGTCCTCGGCAAGCATCTCGAGGACATAGGGGACCGAAGAGAACAGCGTCACGGGGACGACACTCTTCCGGCGCGCCGAGTCGACAGCCTGCGTGATGTTCCGGGCCGTCAATGGGCATTCGCCGTCGGGAAAGAGCCATATCATCGCCCCGCTCGCCCAGGCTCTGAGACAGTccgcaaggccgccatgATACAGCGGCGTTGTCGAGAAAGTCGCCGACTGGCAAGCTGGTTCGTGGAGGCGCGGGAGGGCTCCCGCCATGGAGTGTCTCTGCGGCACCGGCGACGCCAGGCCGCTGGAGGTGCCCGACGTGTGGAAGTAAAAGGCCGGTtcggccagcgccgcgcTCTGCATCATCGGGGACACACCGCTGGAAGAAGAGTAGCCGTTGGGGTGGTATGGGGGAACTCCAAGGACCTCGATCCCGCTACTACCAatcttggccgccgtcgcctcatGTAGGTCATCGCGGACCAGAATGCGCGCGTCGAGCTGGTGGCACAAGTGTTTAATGGCCCGGGGCTCTAGCTGTGGACTGAAGTCAATGTTAGTCGAAAGTGCACGTGCTGTTCGTCTTCCGGTTTCAAGACTTGCGCGAGGAGCAAGACGGGATGGCCCAGCCGCATCAACCCGAGCCACGTCAAGACAAACTCGAGGCTGCTCCCACAGAGCAATCCCACAACTTCccccgccgtcttcaccCTCTCGCCAATGCTAGTCGTGAGCGCGCGGGCCGCGCCCAACGATAGCCGGTGCAGGTCCCCATATGTCACTGGGCCGTCggttgacgatgatggtgatgctacgcagacgggcggcggctcagatcagctttttttttttttttggacAGGGACTGTAGAACACGCCCGGATTGCTTATAACGCACCTTGTTGTACGCCGTTGTGAAACCTGGCAAACCCAACGGCTGGttcgtcggggcggcgctgTGCCTGCTGGTCCACCACGTCGATGATGGACGAGAATGGCGGCCCCGCGTCACCATGGCACTCTGCCAGGGCTGCCTCGCCGAGCGTGCAGGTGAAGTAGTTTGGCTTCGCGGGCTCCATGGAGGCTCGCGTCAGACTTCTTCTTTTCGGCGCGCCCTGTGGCCTGGTGTTGGCAGCGATGGTTCTTTAAAGGAACGATCGCGTGGATATTACTCAGATCTGCTGGCAAGCGGAGTATATGTTCCTGGACACACACATGTTCCCACCAAACGATAGCTTGCATTCACCGCTCATCGCTGCTTGTCACCTTTGGGGTATGAAGTCATTGACGCGTTCCATCTGCCCCGTTCCGTTCCATACACACCTCGAGAAGCCGTTGGAGCGTGATAGGTGGTGGCGTCATTGACCAAGCTTTAGGCTTTGTATGACTGCCGGTTGCAACTTGCCGCCCCGCACAAAAGCTGCATGGAGCTTGATGGCAAGCATCATCGATggcccgcgagcgcgcgcgcgctgtgTTCTGTTAGCTCATCTTCATCTGGACCCAATAATAACACAGGCAAATTGCACGTCGGCAGCAGTTCAATTGTGAGGCCGGGTCTTCGTGAAGCGACACACAAGATGTGTTTCCTGCTTTCACCCTCCAATTCGGCGCGCAGGCAGTCAACACATCTCCATCATCCCTAATCATCCCTCCACGCCACAATCATGTCCTCCAAGCGAACCCTCCAAGACACGCTCACCATGACCAACTCGGTCAAGATCCCGcagctcggcttcggcgtGTACAAGTCCCCCGAGGCCGTGTGCGCCCGGTCCTGCGacaccgccctcgacgtcggaTACCGCCACATCGACACGGCGCAATTCTACGGCAACGAGACGCAGGTCGGGCAGGCGGTACAGCGCTCGGCCATGCCGCGCGAGCACGTCTTCATTACGACAAAGGTGCTCGTGGCCGAGGACTCGGTCGAGGCGACGCTGAGAAAATGCCTTGACAGCGTCGCAAAGCTCGACCCGGATAGCGGTTACGTCGACCTGTTCCTCATCCATAGCCCCAACTCGGGCGCTGTGAAGAGGAAGATTATGTGGCAGGCACTCGAGAAGCTGTACGAGTCGGGAAAGGCGAGGAGCATCGGCGTGAGCAATTTTGGGATCAAGCAcatcgaggagctcaaggagttTGCTACAGTGTGGCCACCGCACGTGAACCAGATTGAGGTGTGCAAGACCGCCGAGCCCCTCCTTCATCAGTTGCCCACCCAAGCTGGCGAGTCCATGTTCTTCTGTATCATAACTGACACTTATCGTATCACCATCAAGCTCCACCCCTGGATGCAGCAACGAGAAATCGTCGAATATTGCCACAATCACGGCATCGTTGTCGAGGCATACGCCCCCCTCGTGCGCAACTTGAAAGCCGACGACCCGACACTCTTCAAGATAGCCGAGAAGCATTCCGTCTCTCCTAACCAGGTTCTGGTCCGCTACAGCCTCCAAAAGGGATGGGTGCCCCTACCCAAGAGCGACACACCGGAGCGCATAGCCGCGAATGCCAACGTCTTCGGCTTCTCActcagcgacgaggacatggctgCTCTGGACGGCCTTGACCAGGGTCCCGCGGGCGCCATCGTGCAAGCCGTCGACAATTGATGTGCCAGCGATGCAAGAACCCCGATGCAACGCGAATAGTTAATTCACTCTCATAAGACGACCGAGAGGGCGCACTTGACAATCTCGATTGCTATAGAAACAGTCTAGCGTTCACcactatatatatatatatatttgTCCCATCAGGCGATCCATGGATTGGTGTTGTGGGCTGCGGCCGTTCGTAGGCTCTTCAAAGAGCCCGCTTCTTCAGACCGCACTTGGCCAGGCACGACTCCACCTTGGTAACCATCCCCTGAGGAAGAGCATGTCGCACTTTGTCAATGTCCTGTCCCTGAATGCTCTGGCCGAAAGCAGATTCGATGATGTTGTCGTTCAGAGCAAAAGTCTGGCCCACGACTGCACTGGCGCCGCTGTCCTCTGAAGGAAAGGATGCCATGGCCATTGCCGGCTCACACTCTGGATTCACCTGCGTGTGGAACGAGCCCATCGGGAAGAACGTCATCTGCTTTGGGCCCAGCTCGGTACGAATGACGCGCTGCTTGCCGGAGCCATCCACGACGCCTGCCTCGGGGACCATTTCGGTGTGGACGTGGCCGGAGACCACAACGAAGAGttcggcggcgcgaggaTGGAGGTGAAGAAAGCCAATGCTGCATGCTGTCGGCGCGTATCAGCAAAAAATGCACAAAGCTCATTTCATGGGCCTGCGGGCGTTCGTTTGCTTACGAGGAAATTCCGCAATGGCCATGCTGCCGCCAGTGCCAACCAGAGCAGGGAAAGACTGGCGATTGGCGAACGGAGCTTCGCTCTGGTTGAAGGAAAAGGTGAAATTCTTGTCATCCGGAAGGAGACTATAACGCTGAGCCGCGCTTTGGGATAGGTTAGCTGCATCACTTATTAGAACTAAAGCCAAGCAGCGACTTACGTATCCGCAAGTTGCAGTTGTGCGGTGAGGCTGAGCCTGGATGTAGACCCGTTGTCCCTATGCTGAGGAGCAGCCGCTGCCAGAGAAGAAAAGGCCAAAATGGCCGAAGAGATGAAAGAGACAAATTTGGCACCCATGTTTGTTGTTGTATTTTTTACTTCTACTTCAAAGCCCAAGGTTGAGTGATACTTTGTTGAACGCCGCGGAGTCTGATGTGTTTGTTGAGAAGATGTGATGGTAAAGTGTGTTCATATTCCGTCCACGGGAGCCGGGACGATATATATACTGGCTTGCAAGCCATTCTCCATGAAGCCTTCTAGACTAAGACTCAAGACTATGGCGAATTCCAAATCTCTCTCGGTGCGAATATCTCGAGCGCAATTGTCCGTCTCATGGTCAAGGCAGTGTAGCTCGAGAGTGTTGGTGATGTGGGGTCGTCGAACGTGAGATTGAGGTTGCAATTGGCTTGGTTCCCGACCGGACGACAACGGACGAACCTAAGTGTTGCCCGATGGAGGCTGAGCCTCAATTGGTGTCATCACCGGGCATCCCTCAgaggcagcccagccgcctgccTCGCACCAGATATAATTTGACATGTTGTGTCAGTTGCAGCTTGTGACCGGGCGCTGGTGCCTGACGCGGTGAGACCATCTTCGATCAACGTCGCTGTGTACAGGTCAAGCAGCGACGCGACAAGAGACCTAGGATGACGCGTTCGGGATGACGAAAGAGGCCTTGAGCCACTGAGGCTACATGGGCAAGAAGAAGTGAATGTACCAGCCGGAGGAGCCGAAATGCTAGGCATAAAGTCTCTTCATTGATACGCGCTACATCGTCAGCCGTAACCTCCTACCATCCAGACAACTTCGCCCAACCCAGTAGTGCTACATGTTCCGCTCTGACCACACCACAGGCACGAGGTCAATTACGGAAGTCGCATGAACACCTCGTGCATCGCCTTGTAATCGGGCGTCCCCATGCCCGTGACGGGATCCCAGCCCTCCTGACAGCGGAACCCTCCATTGTCGCCGCACCCCTTGTCtgtcggcccgccgcgcgcctgcgACCCCACCAGAATGTCATTGAACATGTCCGGGTTCTGGTACAGCACGGGATTGACGAAGCCGATCGGGGTCTTGCCAGCAGTAAGTCGATCCTCGTTGATGAGGGTAAAGATGGCACCGATGATGGGCGCGGACATGGACGTCCCTCCGGACAGCACCCACTTTCCACGCCTTATAACCTGCCCATTCAGCCCAGCCGCAGAGAGGTCCGGATACGCACGGCCATTGCGGTTGAAAACACCGCCATCCTGCGGCACGCGGCCGTTGGAAGTCCTATAAGACGGGAAAGACGGCGGATACTTGGTGAGGTAGTGCCGTACGGCTTTGCTCTGGTACCTCGGCGTCGTGTAGATGTTGCTAAATCCGCCGCCAGAGGAGAACACATCAGTCGCTACTTCATCGTTTCCCGGGCGCCTGTGTAGCGGCAAGTAGGTGCTTCCGACGGCCGTTATGTAAGGACAGTCGCATGTCGAGTCCGGCATGAAGATGGTGTGGTTTGCCCCCATGCACTCCCGCGAGGGATCCgccacgccatcgtcgccgctcgcTACCAGTATGGTCGTGCCCTGGAGCGCCAGCTTCATCCACTCGTCGCACTGTCTCATCAGATACCTAAAGAAATGTCGGTCAGTAACTACTACGTGTATTTTACTCCAACACGCACGAGGGAACGGATAGGTTGAAAGGATTACTTTGCCGGGTACCAAGGCTCCGTCGAGCCGTATGAGATGGAGATGACGTTTGTCCGCGGAACGGTGCCGCAATCTTGCCGAGAAAAAGTCCCGTCAATCTCTGGCGTATCTCCCGTGTAGCCGTGCGCGCTGTAATTACAATAGCTGGCATCTAGCGCGTCCAGGAAGGGGTTCCAGATGCCTGGTTTATTGGGACCGGAATCGGGGACCATGTATAAGACGGTGTTCTGCGGGTAGATGAGAGGCACGGCCATCTCAAAGTCTAGCATAGTCTCGCCACCGGCCTTTTCCAGCCCGAATTAGACTCTGCGACATTTGGGCAGTCCCCAACGTGTGGGGAAAGTGCATGATGAGTGAGTGCCACTTACAACAAGAGGGTTCTTCGATGTCGCAGGAGTGCCGTCTATCTCCTAGATATCTGGGGTAAAGTTCTGTGGAACATATGGGGCGAGCGTCTCCAGAAATCGATTCATATCAGTTTGCCCATAGAGCTGACCCTCGCTCTCGAAGATGCCAAGCCTGTTGTTTGGATGCGCCGTCTTCCCCATGGGGATCTTGTACATGGCCCGCAGGCATTCAGGCGTAATTTTGCGGGAGCAGTCGCCTACAAGGTGGTGATTCAGAGAGATCATTAGTTAGCCATGCCCTTATGAAGTGCTATTCTGGAGAATATGTAGCATTACGTACCGGGATTAGTCATTTCAATCTctggcggcatcggcatctcTATCGGCGAACCGCCCGGACCTCTGCTGCTCTTCCGACGATGCAGACCCTTTCCAGAGCCGAGCCGCCCGAAGGCGGTGCCCGGCACGATGAAGTCGACGTGTTCCTGGACTGCTTTCGGTAGGGAGTACTCTTCGGTGCCAATGTGATCCTCGTCACGGGTCGATACGTGGCTGTATATATGGTAGTCGGCCTGGGTGAGCGACTCAAGTTGACCAACGGTCGAGTCGAAATGGACCCAGCCCTTGGTCTTGGGCACGACGATGGAACTTTTGGCCACCCCGGAGCGAACAAGCCAATCCTTCACCGCAGCGACCGAGTCATCCGACGGTGCAAAAAGGTCCATAATCTGTTCGCGCGTGTACCACTGGCCATATTTGCCCGACCCGTGAGTCGGATCGGACCTACAAAAGCGGCAACAGCCCTCGTCAGCATGAGGTGCCTTTTCCGTGTAGCCATCTGGTGGGCTGCCGCAATACATACACTTCCATGAGGAGGTCCATTCCCCGCTCCAGGTTGCGCTGCTTGAGGGCGATGCTGACCGGGACCTTGGTGGTAGGGTCCGCGGCCTCTCGTTTGACCCACGCATCGTAGTGCCATTCCTCACTTCGCTTTTGGTGCAGCACGTGTGGTCCATACGAGGCGGGTGCACTCAGCACGCAGGCAGATAGCGCGCTGAGAAGAACCAAGTTGCgcatcatggcgtcgagTCTTGTTGGAGCTCACAGTAACGGAGCGCTTTTGCTACTCCTCAATGAATCACACGGGCTGTCCACACTTCACCAATTTATAAACCTCACGACCGACAGTGGCATAATcgcgcggcggtggccatCTTGTTTCTACGTACTCGGCCCAGAGCCCCAATGTACATAAATTCGTTGAGCGACCTGCCTATTTTATTTGGAGCTTCCGCTTGTGCCATGTTCGTTGGTACGCTGTGAGCGAACGTCTGACCCTTGAACATGCAGTGTGATGAGGCGGACCTGGACAATCTTGTTGTCTCCCAACGCACCCCTttgttggtggtgtcgccgcTTTTATATGCGGACTATACCTGCACAGGCAAGCCGCAAGAGCCAATGCCCCGCGACAAGACgtaggggggggggggggggtccaACCAGCAGAGGGCAGAGCAGCCTCTATCATACCTAACCGCGACCTCACTGGCTTGTTCGGGTGAGCGTTGGTCTCCATCGGGACCGCACCAACGGAAACTATACAGTACTGTACACGATAGCTCGCGTAAAAGATCCCTTGCCGGGCCGGGCAATCGGCTTTCTCGCACGGAAGCTGCTTCCAAAATGGCAAGTCGAGAGAGTGCATGCGACACACTCAGCAACAGGCACCCGCCCCCgctatactgtacgtatGTGCCGTGTTGGTGCTGGGCGGTGTGATGCGCGCTGCTCACGTGGAATGAGGTAACGGGAGTGCTCTTACCATTAACTGCcgagaaagagagaaagtCTTTTTGCCAATCGATACACCATGTGGTGGCCGCGAAAAGCCTCTCGGGAAgttggccgccgtcatgccaTGCATTAATGTTGATGCTAGGACACCTGACCAGAtaagtacgtacgtatttCATATTAAATTACCGTAAATTTTACCTTATATCAACTATAGAAATGCCTGTCCGTCATCAGCTAGTGATAGAAGTTATATAAGCGGCGTGGATACTAGCGCCTATCCTACACTATTGACAGACTCCTTCTGCCGGGAACACACTTATACTAGTCATATTCTCGTTAACGTACCTAATCATCTCCTCTATACTCTTATGGTCCATTCAGTCCCATATCACCTGACCCCTATAGTGAGCTGCCTGCATGTGATGGGTCTCTGCGGTCAACATGCAACAGGTGTCGTATATTGCGCCACCTTTACATCTAGTGTCTCCGAGCTAATTACTCTTGCAGCCTATTATGCCTTGATAACGCTAATCGCAATCTTTATAGTAGTCAATTGTTCCACGTGCAGATTCTCAATGTCGTTATAGGTGAGTCACGTACAGTAGAGCAAGCAGAGTAATTATATATATGTTCAGGTGCATTTGACTATGCATTCTCTTGTCATTTTCGCGCACTGGATTCCTATCAGGAAATATTATTCTCTCCTCAGCTTCTGCCCATCATGTTGCGTCAAGTCTTATGCTTTCTGGCACTCATGCCACTACTCGTCTGCACTGAGCATCTGGTTCTCATCAAATGGAAAGCCAAGAACCTACCCGCCACTGGACTGCAGGATATCAGCTTTCCAATTTCTATGCCGAAAGCGCCTCATGAGAAAGCATATTACTTCGAACAGGCTGTCGGCTTTCGCCACGTCGGTAACCCTAACGGGGGAGCAAACTGCTTATACACGGGCTTGCAACCGCGCCAGGATAAGCATGGACGAAGCATTATTCATGCCGTGTTCTCGAGCTTTTTAAAGGATTCAACTACATCCGATCGTAACTGCCATGCGGGTTCGGATGCGAACTCGTATGGGGTAAGCTGCTCAATCGACGTGGCTGCGACGTATGACACTACATACAACTTGCGCATTGCCTTATCTGGCCCATCTACCTATATCGGCACGCTCATTGACACGAACTCTGAGCAAGAATGGCACATAGGAACAATTGAAACCCATGATGTCAAGGGCATGGAGTCGAAGTTCTCAGGCTTTGTCGAGAACTTCCAAACTCGGGTAGGGGACTGCTCCAAACACCCCGATACAGCCGTCATTTTTGGTACGCCTACCACGACAACACCAGGAGTCACCATTTCACTGGCAAAGCCTTATGCGAATCGAAGCTGCAAAGGGAAACTTCCGTGGACATCGAGGCGCACGGAAAATGACTCATACGAAGTTATTATTCACGAATGAAAGATCACTTACGAGGCAGTCTCGGCTTACTAGAATTATATTTTATGCATTACTGGTCGTATATAACGCAATAAGTTCAAGGAAGTATATGTGAGAGCATATAGCGAGATGAGGTCTCGGTGATGAAGAGGAAAGGAGAGAAAAGCACAGACAGAGAAGGAGAACAACACTATCATGCAATATACTTGAGAGTAGCACTACTTACAGTCACGCGTTTCTCTATTTTacacctcgacgacctgccaAGTCGGGCCTATAGTGCCACATTGTCCCCCAccgggccgcagcggcaTCAGGCCCAGCAGGCGTCCATAACCGGGCATGGAAACAAACACTGAACTCTTGCACAAAGTCGACACCTGCATAGCGCCTCCCCAAGCTGGCCCCCACGAATTGGTAATTGAACAGCGACGCGTTGAGGGGGAGCCCAGGGGTCTTGATGGAAGGCCATATCGCCTGAAGATGCTCTGTGGGCTTC
Above is a genomic segment from Purpureocillium takamizusanense chromosome 2, complete sequence containing:
- a CDS encoding Tripeptidyl-peptidase I (SECRETED:SignalP(1-17~SECRETED:cutsite=VLS-AP~SECRETED:prob=0.4341)~COG:O~antiSMASH:Cluster_2.1~MEROPS:MER0005329~EggNog:ENOG503NX98) — encoded protein: MMRNLVLLSALSACVLSAPASYGPHVLHQKRSEEWHYDAWVKREAADPTTKVPVSIALKQRNLERGMDLLMEVSDPTHGSGKYGQWYTREQIMDLFAPSDDSVAAVKDWLVRSGVAKSSIVVPKTKGWVHFDSTVGQLESLTQADYHIYSHVSTRDEDHIGTEEYSLPKAVQEHVDFIVPGTAFGRLGSGKGLHRRKSSRGPGGSPIEMPMPPEIEMTNPGDCSRKITPECLRAMYKIPMGKTAHPNNRLGIFESEGQLYGQTDMNRFLETLAPYVPQNFTPDI
- a CDS encoding putative NRPS-like protein biosynthetic cluster (antiSMASH:Cluster_2.1~COG:Q~EggNog:ENOG503NW19~TransMembrane:1 (o701-719i)~SMCOG1002:AMP-dependent synthetase and ligase) produces the protein MEPAKPNYFTCTLGEAALAECHGDAGPPFSSIIDVVDQQAQRRPDEPAVGFARFHNGVQQASPSSSTDGPVTYGDLHRLSLGAARALTTSIGERVKTAGEVVGLLCGSSLEFVLTWLGLMRLGHPVLLLAPQLEPRAIKHLCHQLDARILVRDDLHEATAAKIGSSGIEVLGVPPYHPNGYSSSSGVSPMMQSAALAEPAFYFHTSGTSSGLASPVPQRHSMAGALPRLHEPACQSATFSTTPLYHGGLADCLRAWASGAMIWLFPDGECPLTARNITQAVDSARRKSVVPVTLFSSVPYVLEMLAEDADGLRLLASMDLVGVGGAALSVAIGDKLVRSGVNLLSRFGSAECGFLLSSHREYTADKEWDYLRVRVDADYLRFEPRESDGLWELIVQPRWPFRSKTNREDGSYATSDLFERHPHNANAWRYHSRADAQITLANGKKFDPSPMEAGMQSATPLLREVYVFGSGEPCAGALLFPQSGATSQSVLLAAVRDATRCLNAGVPGHARIEESMLVVVPSADGENQQVPKSSKGSFLRHQANVKFAALIEGAYAALPAEQAAASPVHVQDGDLLSVVADCFHRVMHRSVDPDRDLYQQGVDSIACIQIRKLMEAKKLVPSQHAALPLNVIYDQGTVTGLVAHLQRLRHEDQPGDRAGDDDDGDQLLCMMKSLASRHRLAPNVLRSSAAYMSSRDSSANAVLLTGATGFLGAHLLALLRQRQDVARIYCLVRASTKHEARDRVSACQVHRGFPTLPPPRGADDDDDEQPGAHCQQVVCLPFDLAKPHLGLAAGDTQMMLKEVTLILHSAWPVNFNLPLTSFGDQLSCLSELLALAVQSHARFCFVSSVAAVSSTDASHIAETISNDPLHAAPLGYARSKWVAERMCAEANCMLAQQQQQQQQQ
- a CDS encoding Tripeptidyl-peptidase I (MEROPS:MER0005329~COG:O~EggNog:ENOG503NX98~antiSMASH:Cluster_2.1), whose amino-acid sequence is MLDFEMAVPLIYPQNTVLYMVPDSGPNKPGIWNPFLDALDASYCNYSAHGYTGDTPEIDGTFSRQDCGTVPRTNVISISYGSTEPWYPAKYLMRQCDEWMKLALQGTTILVASGDDGVADPSRECMGANHTIFMPDSTCDCPYITAVGSTYLPLHRRPGNDEVATDVFSSGGGFSNIYTTPRYQSKAVRHYLTKYPPSFPSYRTSNGRVPQDGGVFNRNGRAYPDLSAAGLNGQVIRRGKWVLSGGTSMSAPIIGAIFTLINEDRLTAGKTPIGFVNPVLYQNPDMFNDILVGSQARGGPTDKGCGDNGGFRCQEGWDPVTGMGTPDYKAMHEVFMRLP
- a CDS encoding uncharacterized protein (COG:S~EggNog:ENOG503NY1G~antiSMASH:Cluster_2.1~SMCOG1039:aldo/keto reductase family oxidoreductase), which translates into the protein MSSKRTLQDTLTMTNSVKIPQLGFGVYKSPEAVCARSCDTALDVGYRHIDTAQFYGNETQVGQAVQRSAMPREHVFITTKVLVAEDSVEATLRKCLDSVAKLDPDSGYVDLFLIHSPNSGAVKRKIMWQALEKLYESGKARSIGVSNFGIKHIEELKEFATVWPPHVNQIELHPWMQQREIVEYCHNHGIVVEAYAPLVRNLKADDPTLFKIAEKHSVSPNQVLVRYSLQKGWVPLPKSDTPERIAANANVFGFSLSDEDMAALDGLDQGPAGAIVQAVDN
- a CDS encoding uncharacterized protein (SECRETED:SignalP(1-22~SECRETED:cutsite=AAA-AP~SECRETED:prob=0.7044)~EggNog:ENOG503P2GC~COG:S~antiSMASH:Cluster_2.1), with product MGAKFVSFISSAILAFSSLAAAAPQHRDNGSTSRLSLTAQLQLADTAAQRYSLLPDDKNFTFSFNQSEAPFANRQSFPALVGTGGSMAIAEFPPCSIGFLHLHPRAAELFVVVSGHVHTEMVPEAGVVDGSGKQRVIRTELGPKQMTFFPMGSFHTQVNPECEPAMAMASFPSEDSGASAVVGQTFALNDNIIESAFGQSIQGQDIDKVRHALPQGMVTKVESCLAKCGLKKRAL